The following coding sequences are from one Treponema parvum window:
- a CDS encoding 5'-methylthioadenosine/adenosylhomocysteine nucleosidase, producing the protein MKKIGIIGAMEVEISLLKDLMTPNEKAKRINAAKYCGTEYFEGLIDEIPIVVAKSGVGKVNAALCALTMIYKFGVTHIINTGIAGAVGKGLDVLDFVVSTQAVYHDMDATGFGYKPTEIPQMQTSCFIADKTMIRAAQKAFDGIPELKGHKLMSGRIASGDQFISDKQVKNRIREICNPLCVEMEGASIAHTAFVNDIPFVIIRCMSDMADDGHESVYSFNETNAAKMSAALVQKMIKLF; encoded by the coding sequence ATGAAAAAGATAGGTATTATAGGCGCCATGGAAGTGGAAATTTCTTTATTAAAAGACCTTATGACCCCGAATGAAAAAGCAAAGCGGATAAACGCCGCCAAATACTGCGGCACTGAGTATTTTGAAGGCCTTATAGATGAAATTCCCATCGTTGTGGCAAAAAGCGGCGTGGGCAAAGTAAACGCAGCGCTTTGCGCACTCACGATGATTTATAAATTCGGCGTAACTCATATTATAAATACAGGAATAGCCGGCGCCGTCGGAAAGGGTCTTGACGTTCTGGACTTCGTGGTTTCGACGCAAGCCGTTTACCATGACATGGACGCTACGGGCTTCGGTTATAAGCCTACGGAAATTCCACAGATGCAAACCAGCTGTTTTATAGCCGATAAAACGATGATCCGTGCCGCTCAAAAAGCCTTTGACGGTATTCCCGAATTAAAGGGACATAAGCTTATGAGCGGAAGAATCGCTTCGGGGGACCAGTTTATTTCCGATAAGCAGGTAAAAAACCGTATCCGTGAAATTTGTAATCCCCTGTGTGTCGAAATGGAAGGAGCTTCGATAGCGCATACGGCCTTTGTAAACGATATTCCGTTTGTGATAATACGCTGCATGTCAGACATGGCGGACGACGGACATGAATCCGTTTATTCTTTTAACGAAACAAACGCCGCAAAAATGAGCGCGGCTCTCGTGCAGAAAATGATAAAGTTATTTTGA
- a CDS encoding biotin--[acetyl-CoA-carboxylase] ligase, giving the protein MISTKQFVFKELSAAQESGVFISGQELAEKCGVSRTAVWKAIKALAKDGIKIEGVTNRGYRLENSEENLSLSAMESFVLPKDGIRFCVYDRLDSTNLEAKRLCAQAGILRDTLGALTPEGKKLHKLVIIANEQTAGRGRLGREFYSPAKTGVYLSMIYIPQKNLVHPAKMTASAAVAVCRVFKRLYKAEPKIKWVNDIFVNGKKVCGILTEGITDFETGRIEATVIGIGINIYEDAKGFPARIADTAGSILGTKGEPAKRNELAAQTALELSHIYAEQENDPLSSEAKDIISEYKQLNFLLGKTLEITPVIGVEEKYTAKAVDITEDAALVVKKSDGTYQTLQSGEVSLYSKNFLSF; this is encoded by the coding sequence ATGATTTCAACGAAACAATTCGTTTTTAAAGAGCTCTCTGCAGCGCAGGAAAGTGGAGTTTTCATATCCGGACAGGAATTGGCTGAAAAATGCGGAGTTTCCAGAACGGCGGTTTGGAAGGCGATAAAGGCTCTTGCCAAAGACGGAATAAAGATCGAAGGCGTCACAAACCGCGGATACCGATTGGAGAACAGTGAAGAAAATTTATCCCTGTCTGCGATGGAATCTTTTGTTCTACCGAAGGATGGCATACGGTTTTGTGTTTACGACCGGCTCGATTCCACGAATCTTGAAGCAAAGCGCCTGTGTGCACAGGCCGGAATATTGCGCGACACGCTTGGGGCTCTTACGCCTGAAGGGAAAAAGCTTCACAAACTGGTCATAATCGCAAATGAACAGACGGCTGGGCGCGGCCGCTTGGGTAGAGAATTTTATTCGCCGGCAAAAACAGGAGTCTATTTATCCATGATTTACATTCCGCAAAAAAACCTTGTTCATCCGGCAAAGATGACAGCCTCAGCTGCCGTAGCGGTGTGCCGTGTTTTTAAAAGATTGTATAAAGCGGAACCTAAAATAAAATGGGTAAACGATATTTTCGTAAACGGCAAAAAAGTATGCGGAATTTTGACCGAAGGAATTACGGACTTTGAAACGGGAAGAATTGAAGCCACCGTTATAGGGATAGGGATCAACATATACGAGGATGCAAAAGGGTTTCCGGCACGGATAGCGGATACCGCAGGATCTATTTTGGGAACAAAAGGAGAGCCGGCAAAGCGCAACGAGCTTGCAGCGCAAACTGCGCTGGAACTTTCACACATATACGCCGAACAGGAAAACGATCCTCTTTCTTCCGAAGCAAAAGATATAATAAGTGAATACAAGCAATTAAATTTTCTGCTCGGTAAGACTCTGGAAATAACTCCCGTCATAGGCGTAGAAGAAAAATATACGGCAAAAGCCGTGGACATAACGGAAGACGCGGCCTTAGTTGTAAAAAAAAGCGACGGAACTTACCAGACATTACAAAGCGGCGAAGTGAGTTTATATTCAAAAAATTTTTTATCTTTTTGA
- a CDS encoding putative ABC transporter permease: MFRIITTPRLFLLFILYSFLGWACEVFYVGIFFERKFVNRGFLHGPVCPIYGFGGLIVLHGLENWKGTWLELFFASAFFCSVLEYVSSWLLETLFKTKWWDYSDKKFNLHGRVCLLNSVLFGLMGVLCAHFVQPLFLAIVFSLSEKGARWCAAFIAVLLFADLSNTLRRLVGFSETMVKLREFKEELEERFSSESWFKKGGLNEMLLSIKERSKLHREQFSKRLLEKIEDARRRQKNAETLLRHFPSMTSKNYGASIALIKEMLREAAANKAKKHDRSASDAQ, from the coding sequence ATGTTCCGCATAATAACGACGCCGCGTCTTTTTCTGCTTTTTATTCTGTATAGTTTTTTAGGATGGGCTTGCGAAGTTTTTTACGTAGGTATTTTTTTTGAACGGAAATTTGTGAACAGAGGTTTTTTACACGGGCCTGTCTGTCCGATATACGGATTCGGAGGCCTCATTGTTTTACACGGTCTTGAAAATTGGAAGGGAACATGGTTGGAACTCTTTTTTGCTTCGGCCTTTTTTTGTTCCGTCCTTGAATATGTAAGCAGCTGGCTTCTTGAAACACTGTTTAAAACAAAGTGGTGGGATTATTCCGATAAAAAATTCAACCTTCACGGACGAGTGTGTCTTTTAAATTCAGTTCTGTTCGGATTGATGGGCGTTCTCTGCGCTCACTTTGTGCAGCCGCTGTTTTTAGCGATTGTATTTTCTTTGTCGGAAAAAGGCGCAAGATGGTGCGCGGCCTTTATAGCCGTCTTACTTTTTGCGGATTTGTCGAACACTCTCCGTCGGCTTGTCGGATTCAGTGAAACGATGGTAAAACTCAGGGAATTCAAAGAGGAACTTGAAGAAAGATTTTCTTCGGAAAGCTGGTTCAAAAAAGGCGGTCTGAACGAAATGCTCCTGTCAATAAAAGAGCGTTCAAAGCTGCACCGCGAACAGTTCAGCAAAAGGCTTCTTGAAAAAATCGAAGACGCACGCCGGCGGCAAAAAAATGCTGAAACCCTGCTGCGTCATTTCCCCTCTATGACCAGTAAAAACTACGGAGCTTCCATTGCCCTTATAAAGGAAATGCTCCGCGAAGCTGCAGCGAACAAGGCAAAAAAGCATGACCGGTCGGCTTCCGACGCCCAATAG
- the lspA gene encoding signal peptidase II yields MAEIKFKQKLIPLVLTAAVFISDQLSKALIVKRIPPFSIGASFLGDFLRIIHVSNPGIAFSVGGSLPSHIRAALFSVMPFFVILLVFIIYFRNNEFSKLQRWCICGVLGGGLGNLFDRIFRSEGVVDFIDVKFYGLFGMERWPTFNVADSAVVVCGAILIFSFVYAIKKENPEDK; encoded by the coding sequence ATGGCTGAAATAAAATTTAAACAAAAACTCATTCCCTTGGTTTTGACGGCCGCGGTTTTTATTTCGGATCAGCTTTCAAAAGCGCTTATCGTAAAGCGGATTCCGCCTTTTTCAATAGGAGCGTCGTTTTTAGGAGATTTTTTACGGATCATCCATGTTAGCAACCCGGGAATCGCCTTCAGCGTAGGCGGAAGTCTGCCCTCTCACATCCGTGCGGCGCTTTTTTCCGTCATGCCGTTTTTTGTGATTTTGCTAGTGTTTATCATTTATTTTAGGAACAATGAATTTTCAAAATTGCAGCGTTGGTGCATTTGCGGAGTTCTCGGCGGAGGCTTAGGGAACCTTTTTGACAGAATTTTCAGAAGCGAAGGCGTTGTAGATTTTATCGACGTCAAGTTTTACGGCCTGTTCGGAATGGAAAGATGGCCTACGTTTAACGTAGCTGATTCGGCCGTAGTCGTCTGCGGGGCAATTTTAATATTTTCCTTTGTCTACGCGATAAAAAAAGAAAATCCGGAGGATAAATGA
- the ppdK gene encoding pyruvate, phosphate dikinase → MAKTAKLVYFFGNGKSEGNANMRSELGGKGANLAEMTNIGIPVPPGFTISTEVCKLFYENDKQYPSQLKSEVAENLCKLEKAFGKKFGDEKDPLLVSVRSGAAASMPGMMDTILNLGLNDKSVEGLAKKTENPRFAWDAYRRFIQMFGNVAMGIDHDKFEHIIDEVKSHKGKKLDTELDTSEIQQIVAKYKALYKKEKKSDFPQDPIEQMWYAIDAVFGSWMNARAIKYRELNNIKYLKGTAVTVMAMVFGNMGEDSCTGVCFSRNAATGENKFYGEYLVNAQGEDVVAGIRTPDEIDVLAKKNPHIYKELLEIRDRLEKHYHDMQDMEFTVQQGKLFLLQCRNGKRTGAAAVKMAVDMVTEKLIDKETAVMRVEPGHLDQLLHPGIDAKAAKLSGAITKGLNASPGAGCGQIVFTAEDAEAWAKEGKKVLLVRKETSPDDIAGMNVSQGILTATGGRTSHAAVVCRGMGKPCVSGAEEIKFTSAKEISVNGKTYKEGDWMTIDGTTGEVYGEKIPLVEAVSSKELNTFMAWCDEIRNKSVRTPKVGNKIKGFGVRANGDQPIDAKNAFKFGAEGIGLCRTEHMFFDPEKLVYFQAMISADSTEMREKALKKILPLQKKDFTGIFKAMKGNPVIIRFLDPPLHEFIPHDEEGTKKVQSVLKDEGIEIDLKTLEMKFNGLKEFNPMLGHRGCRLAITYPEIYKMQTEAVALAAIECIKKGEKVLPYIMIPIVCDPKELSVIRAECEKVIAEVEKKKGEKANIEIGTMIEVPRAALLADEIAKHADFFSFGTNDLTQMTFAFSRDDAGKFLESYYKRDILPSDPFKTLDENGVGKLLQYAVEKARSVKPNFHCGICGEHGGDPETIDFCYRAGLNYVSCSPFRVPIARLAAAQAVVRNK, encoded by the coding sequence ATGGCTAAAACAGCAAAACTTGTATATTTTTTTGGCAACGGCAAGTCCGAAGGTAATGCGAACATGCGTTCGGAACTTGGTGGAAAGGGCGCAAATCTTGCCGAAATGACGAATATAGGCATTCCTGTTCCTCCGGGATTCACGATCTCTACGGAGGTTTGTAAACTTTTTTACGAAAATGACAAACAATATCCGTCTCAGTTAAAAAGCGAAGTGGCGGAAAATCTTTGCAAACTCGAAAAGGCTTTCGGAAAAAAATTCGGCGACGAAAAGGATCCTCTTTTAGTCTCCGTTCGCTCCGGAGCGGCCGCCTCAATGCCCGGCATGATGGACACGATTTTAAATCTGGGACTCAACGATAAATCGGTGGAAGGCCTTGCAAAAAAGACGGAAAATCCGCGCTTCGCATGGGACGCATACAGACGCTTTATCCAGATGTTCGGCAACGTGGCCATGGGTATAGATCACGACAAATTCGAGCACATCATTGACGAAGTAAAATCACACAAAGGCAAAAAACTCGACACGGAACTTGACACTTCCGAAATTCAGCAAATTGTGGCCAAGTATAAAGCGCTTTACAAAAAAGAAAAAAAATCCGACTTTCCTCAGGATCCTATCGAACAGATGTGGTATGCGATCGACGCTGTGTTCGGTTCATGGATGAACGCGCGTGCAATAAAATACCGGGAACTCAATAACATAAAGTATCTCAAGGGAACCGCAGTAACCGTTATGGCCATGGTCTTCGGCAATATGGGCGAAGATTCGTGTACGGGAGTATGCTTTAGCCGGAATGCGGCGACGGGAGAAAACAAATTCTACGGGGAATATCTTGTAAACGCACAGGGTGAAGACGTAGTTGCGGGAATCAGAACTCCCGACGAAATAGACGTGCTTGCCAAAAAAAACCCGCATATTTACAAAGAACTGTTGGAAATACGCGACAGGCTTGAAAAACACTATCACGATATGCAGGACATGGAATTCACCGTTCAACAGGGAAAGCTTTTTCTTTTACAGTGCAGAAACGGCAAAAGAACAGGCGCCGCGGCGGTTAAAATGGCCGTCGACATGGTTACGGAAAAGCTCATAGACAAAGAGACTGCCGTCATGAGAGTTGAACCCGGACATTTGGATCAGCTTCTTCACCCCGGCATCGACGCAAAGGCGGCAAAACTTTCGGGCGCAATCACAAAGGGCCTTAACGCTTCTCCCGGAGCCGGCTGCGGACAAATCGTGTTTACGGCCGAGGATGCCGAAGCGTGGGCGAAAGAAGGCAAAAAAGTTCTTTTAGTCCGTAAGGAAACCAGCCCGGACGATATCGCCGGCATGAACGTTTCTCAGGGAATTCTTACGGCAACGGGCGGAAGGACAAGCCATGCGGCGGTTGTATGCCGCGGTATGGGTAAGCCCTGCGTTTCCGGCGCGGAAGAAATAAAATTCACTTCCGCAAAAGAGATAAGCGTCAACGGAAAAACATACAAAGAGGGAGACTGGATGACTATTGACGGAACTACCGGCGAAGTCTACGGCGAAAAAATTCCTCTGGTAGAAGCGGTTTCTTCAAAAGAATTGAACACCTTTATGGCCTGGTGCGACGAGATCCGCAACAAGTCCGTGAGAACGCCGAAGGTCGGAAACAAAATTAAAGGATTCGGCGTGCGCGCGAACGGAGATCAACCGATCGATGCAAAAAACGCATTCAAATTCGGAGCGGAAGGAATAGGCCTTTGCCGAACGGAGCATATGTTTTTTGATCCTGAAAAACTTGTGTATTTTCAAGCTATGATAAGCGCCGATTCCACTGAAATGCGGGAAAAAGCTCTTAAAAAAATTCTTCCGCTGCAAAAAAAAGATTTCACAGGTATCTTTAAAGCTATGAAAGGGAATCCGGTCATAATAAGATTCCTTGATCCGCCCTTGCATGAGTTCATTCCTCATGACGAAGAGGGAACGAAAAAAGTGCAATCCGTTCTTAAAGATGAAGGAATTGAAATTGACCTTAAAACCCTGGAAATGAAATTTAACGGTCTTAAAGAATTCAACCCCATGCTCGGACACCGCGGCTGCCGGCTTGCAATTACTTATCCTGAAATTTACAAGATGCAGACGGAAGCCGTTGCCCTTGCAGCCATAGAGTGTATAAAAAAGGGAGAAAAAGTTTTACCCTACATTATGATCCCGATTGTGTGCGACCCGAAAGAGCTTTCCGTAATCCGCGCCGAATGTGAAAAAGTTATCGCGGAAGTTGAAAAGAAAAAGGGCGAAAAGGCGAATATAGAAATCGGTACGATGATAGAAGTTCCGAGAGCCGCTTTGCTTGCAGACGAAATAGCAAAGCATGCGGATTTTTTCAGCTTCGGAACAAACGATCTTACCCAAATGACCTTCGCTTTCAGTCGAGACGACGCGGGAAAATTCCTTGAATCATATTACAAAAGAGACATACTTCCCTCTGATCCGTTTAAAACTCTTGATGAAAACGGAGTCGGAAAACTTTTGCAGTATGCGGTTGAAAAGGCCAGGTCGGTAAAACCGAATTTTCACTGCGGCATATGCGGAGAGCACGGCGGCGATCCTGAGACTATAGATTTTTGCTACCGTGCGGGGCTGAACTATGTTTCGTGTTCTCCGTTCCGCGTTCCCATAGCGCGTTTGGCCGCGGCTCAAGCCGTTGTTCGAAATAAATAG
- the yfcE gene encoding phosphodiesterase, which produces MKYLIFSDIHGSATACEKVIEQFSKMKADYIILLGDILYHGPRNPLPEGHNPGRVAEILNPLANKIICCRGNCDAEVEEMVLKFPVLGTYSLVVDEGVRLFCTHGHVYAPERADGNIAVSGSKTPPISDSAVIFYGHTHIQVLEKNKSGVLVCNPGSVSLPKGGSPAGFAVYENKTVTLYDMEAKILNSLHC; this is translated from the coding sequence ATGAAATACCTGATATTTTCGGATATTCACGGTTCGGCTACGGCCTGTGAAAAAGTTATAGAACAATTTTCAAAGATGAAAGCGGATTACATTATCTTGCTCGGTGACATTCTGTATCACGGTCCAAGAAATCCTTTACCTGAAGGACACAATCCCGGCCGTGTTGCAGAAATACTTAATCCGCTGGCAAATAAAATAATATGCTGCCGCGGCAACTGCGATGCGGAAGTCGAAGAGATGGTTTTAAAGTTTCCGGTGCTGGGCACATATTCCCTTGTGGTTGACGAAGGTGTCCGCCTGTTCTGCACGCACGGACACGTGTATGCGCCGGAACGCGCCGACGGCAATATCGCCGTGAGTGGAAGCAAGACACCTCCTATTTCGGATTCGGCCGTGATCTTTTACGGACACACGCACATTCAAGTCCTTGAAAAAAACAAGTCGGGCGTTCTTGTCTGCAATCCCGGTTCCGTATCGTTGCCTAAAGGAGGTTCCCCTGCGGGATTCGCCGTATATGAAAATAAGACGGTGACCTTATACGACATGGAAGCGAAAATACTGAATTCTCTGCATTGCTAG
- a CDS encoding TrmH family RNA methyltransferase — MKNKAKKELAVCGFEAVLALSRIHPEKITRLYFAENRVHSFGGTCKFLAQHKIPYNTVKDTELEKLCGSVHHQGAVAMIAQPEIEPLTSEITDDWLHKKQSALLLDRIGNANNFGAIVRSAAFFGMKNIIIPLTEEQTSITTSAYRIAQGGMELVNIYSVMSILKLLEALKGKMFRLGSDVGAKTHISQIHALCKTKPALIVLGNEETGISREVKENCDALAVIPSAGMFTDPDKAPPVESLNVAQAASVILYEWAKGNA, encoded by the coding sequence ATGAAAAACAAGGCAAAAAAAGAACTCGCCGTCTGCGGATTTGAAGCGGTTCTTGCCCTTTCGCGTATTCATCCTGAAAAAATAACACGGCTGTATTTTGCGGAAAACCGTGTGCACAGCTTCGGCGGCACATGCAAATTCCTTGCTCAACATAAAATCCCCTACAATACTGTAAAAGACACCGAGCTTGAAAAACTTTGCGGAAGCGTACATCACCAAGGGGCTGTGGCTATGATAGCGCAGCCTGAAATCGAACCTCTCACTTCCGAAATTACTGACGATTGGCTGCACAAAAAACAGAGCGCGCTTCTTCTTGACAGAATAGGAAACGCAAACAATTTCGGCGCGATAGTCAGAAGCGCAGCCTTTTTCGGTATGAAAAATATAATCATCCCGCTCACGGAAGAGCAAACTTCCATTACGACAAGCGCTTATCGCATAGCCCAAGGCGGTATGGAGCTGGTAAACATTTATTCCGTCATGTCTATTTTGAAGCTGCTCGAAGCCTTAAAAGGAAAGATGTTCAGGCTGGGCAGCGACGTAGGAGCTAAAACGCACATTTCTCAAATACACGCTCTGTGTAAAACAAAACCGGCTCTGATAGTGCTCGGAAATGAAGAGACGGGCATTTCACGGGAAGTAAAAGAAAACTGCGATGCTCTTGCCGTCATTCCTTCCGCCGGAATGTTTACGGATCCGGACAAAGCGCCACCCGTTGAAAGCCTGAATGTTGCGCAAGCCGCTTCCGTCATACTCTATGAATGGGCTAAAGGGAATGCGTAG
- a CDS encoding M3 family oligoendopeptidase: MKQTNKNLKAPEWDLKSIYPSLKSKEYKDALRDYEKGMDEIDLLFNSANTISEKSKDNFDFPMWLSMYISCADKTGALEESLAAYAYIIYSVNTVNKEYLDNLSRMEELQLRSKKQELIFRSVLKKNMRRLPEFYRRYPEFSDYEFFINEELDELSHQMSDDEENLASDLQRTGGDAWARLHEQLISNLKDKETGKTFNELRSDAYSPEAKTRKDSYKKELFLLEQNRIAFAAALNNLKGETVCLNKRRSWKNAVDRSLYSARMSKKTLSSLIGVIEESLPMWRRYMRFKAEILYNSGAASAGKQKGLSFFDMFAPIPVPSGCSAVDSVFDRLWTFEDARTYIIKEFNSFSKDMGGFAEKAFENNWIDASVRSGKVGGAYCQDFPAQKESRVLSNFTGSFSDVITLVHELGHAYHHSCITENPYLLSSYPMTLAETASTFAETIVKQDVASSAKGADKIRLLEFDLQDSCQILVDILSRYYFEQSVFEKRASEELTADDFCALMRDAQERSYGEGLNENRHEYMWAVKTHYYSTSLDFYNFPYAFGQLFALGLYARYKKEGPDFAKTYRLLLSDTGKMSCEDLCKKAGFDITEKDFWRSGISIYEKEFKELENLFVSKKQQL; this comes from the coding sequence ATGAAACAAACAAATAAAAACTTAAAAGCCCCCGAGTGGGATCTGAAAAGCATTTATCCTTCATTGAAGAGCAAAGAATATAAAGACGCTCTTAGGGATTATGAAAAGGGAATGGATGAAATCGATTTGCTGTTTAATTCCGCAAATACGATTTCGGAAAAAAGCAAAGACAATTTTGACTTTCCCATGTGGCTTAGCATGTACATCTCTTGCGCCGATAAGACAGGCGCCCTTGAAGAATCGCTTGCCGCCTACGCTTACATAATTTATTCCGTCAATACCGTAAATAAGGAATACCTTGACAACCTGTCCCGCATGGAAGAACTGCAGCTTAGGTCGAAAAAACAAGAACTCATCTTCCGCTCGGTATTAAAGAAAAATATGCGACGTCTTCCGGAATTTTACAGACGCTATCCGGAATTTTCCGACTATGAATTTTTTATAAACGAAGAGCTTGACGAGCTGTCTCACCAGATGAGCGATGATGAAGAAAACCTCGCTTCTGACTTGCAGCGTACCGGAGGGGACGCGTGGGCGCGGCTTCACGAGCAGCTTATTTCAAATTTGAAGGACAAGGAAACCGGCAAAACCTTTAACGAATTAAGAAGCGACGCATATTCGCCTGAGGCAAAGACAAGAAAAGATTCCTATAAAAAAGAGCTTTTTCTGCTTGAACAAAACAGGATCGCTTTTGCCGCGGCGCTGAATAATCTGAAAGGCGAAACCGTTTGTCTGAATAAGCGCCGATCTTGGAAAAACGCCGTCGACCGCTCGCTTTATTCGGCCAGGATGAGCAAAAAAACTCTTTCTTCCCTGATCGGCGTTATAGAAGAAAGTCTTCCCATGTGGCGCAGATACATGCGTTTTAAAGCCGAAATTCTGTATAATTCAGGCGCCGCCTCAGCCGGTAAACAAAAAGGGCTTTCGTTTTTCGATATGTTTGCACCCATTCCGGTTCCCTCCGGATGCAGCGCCGTTGATTCGGTCTTTGACCGCCTGTGGACATTTGAAGACGCAAGGACATATATAATCAAAGAATTTAACTCTTTCAGTAAGGACATGGGCGGTTTTGCTGAAAAAGCCTTTGAAAATAACTGGATCGACGCTTCCGTCCGAAGCGGAAAGGTCGGCGGAGCTTATTGCCAGGATTTTCCGGCGCAAAAAGAATCGCGCGTTTTATCCAATTTTACGGGCTCTTTTTCGGATGTCATAACCCTTGTTCACGAACTGGGGCACGCATACCACCATTCGTGCATAACCGAAAATCCTTATTTGCTTTCATCTTATCCCATGACTTTGGCGGAAACCGCCAGCACCTTCGCCGAAACCATTGTAAAACAGGACGTCGCTTCTTCGGCAAAGGGAGCGGACAAAATCCGGCTTCTTGAGTTCGACTTGCAGGATTCGTGTCAAATTTTAGTCGACATTCTAAGCCGCTATTATTTTGAACAGAGCGTATTTGAAAAGCGCGCTTCCGAAGAACTTACCGCCGATGATTTTTGCGCTCTCATGAGAGATGCTCAGGAACGCTCGTACGGCGAAGGTCTTAATGAAAACCGGCACGAGTATATGTGGGCGGTAAAAACGCATTATTACAGCACTTCTTTGGACTTTTATAACTTTCCGTATGCCTTCGGACAGCTGTTCGCCCTGGGGCTTTATGCCCGCTACAAAAAGGAAGGACCGGATTTCGCAAAGACCTACCGTCTTTTGCTTTCGGATACCGGAAAAATGAGCTGCGAAGACTTATGCAAAAAAGCGGGTTTTGACATTACGGAAAAAGATTTTTGGCGCTCCGGCATTTCAATCTACGAAAAGGAATTCAAAGAATTGGAAAATCTTTTTGTCTCTAAAAAACAGCAGTTGTGA
- a CDS encoding Nif3-like dinuclear metal center hexameric protein translates to MTLTELDSYFNGFLRKEDFINDPSKNGIQISNSSPSGKQIAKVAFAVDACAATALRAAEEGAELLFVHHGLFWGQCDTITGVHYERINIFLKNDLALYASHIPLDSNSSVGNNYGIAFRLGLTDLSPFGQWRGMTIGVKGALPNPLTVEELSQRALNKGEKPLYVLPFGVKKIRTVAIISGSAGEDHVQAANEGIDAYITGEIGHEVFHSAKELKLNLIAGGHYQTETVGINLVRQKLEKETGVKTVFIDFPTGL, encoded by the coding sequence ATGACGTTGACGGAATTGGACTCTTATTTTAACGGTTTTTTGCGCAAGGAAGATTTTATTAACGATCCTTCCAAGAACGGCATACAGATCTCAAATTCTTCGCCCAGCGGCAAGCAGATAGCAAAGGTTGCCTTTGCCGTCGACGCCTGTGCCGCTACGGCTTTGCGTGCTGCAGAAGAAGGAGCGGAGCTTCTTTTTGTTCATCACGGACTTTTTTGGGGACAATGTGATACTATAACTGGCGTACACTACGAGCGTATAAATATTTTTTTAAAAAACGACCTTGCCCTTTATGCAAGTCATATTCCCCTTGATTCAAACAGCAGCGTCGGTAATAATTACGGAATAGCTTTTCGGTTAGGACTTACCGATCTGAGCCCGTTCGGGCAATGGAGAGGGATGACGATAGGCGTTAAAGGCGCTCTGCCAAACCCTCTTACCGTAGAAGAGTTGTCTCAAAGGGCCTTGAACAAGGGAGAAAAACCTTTGTACGTTTTGCCGTTCGGTGTAAAAAAAATAAGGACGGTCGCTATAATTTCAGGATCGGCGGGAGAAGATCATGTTCAGGCTGCAAATGAAGGAATCGACGCCTATATAACGGGAGAAATCGGTCACGAAGTTTTTCATTCCGCAAAAGAACTTAAACTTAATCTTATTGCCGGCGGTCACTATCAGACGGAAACGGTCGGAATAAATCTTGTCCGGCAAAAACTTGAAAAAGAAACCGGAGTTAAGACCGTGTTTATCGATTTTCCTACAGGATTGTAA
- a CDS encoding cupin domain-containing protein has product MITYADKIPYKDLGGGIARKVVTYSENLMLCELTFKKGAVGALHKHVHEQIGYVISGSFEVEEAGAGKKIIKAGDAYQIAPNVEHGVVALEDSVLLDIFNPMRKDFV; this is encoded by the coding sequence ATGATAACATATGCGGATAAAATACCTTATAAGGATTTAGGCGGCGGAATAGCGCGCAAGGTCGTTACGTATTCGGAAAATCTCATGCTGTGCGAACTTACATTTAAAAAAGGTGCCGTCGGAGCGCTTCACAAACACGTTCACGAACAAATAGGATATGTTATTTCAGGTTCGTTTGAAGTTGAAGAAGCCGGCGCGGGTAAAAAAATTATAAAAGCCGGAGACGCTTATCAAATCGCGCCGAATGTAGAGCACGGAGTAGTCGCACTGGAAGATTCCGTCTTGTTGGATATATTTAATCCGATGAGAAAAGATTTTGTTTAA